From a region of the Dictyostelium discoideum AX4 chromosome 2 chromosome, whole genome shotgun sequence genome:
- a CDS encoding leucine-rich repeat-containing protein (Similar to LRR), which yields MSELPPPKILVDSIELIPQNSPPKGGGLSSSFDNNAEELSTINNTKLHKSPPQTKPRRPSSPLAFIASAFHSPNKKKSSKKNKNLPDGLGELTLSPDSSDFEDTTTNDNDDHKEHKEHKEHKEHKEHKDKEHKEHKDKEHKHKDKEHKDKDKEHKDKDKEHKDKEHKDKEHRHHHIRRHKNVELNKAVDFNEDDETSTITTSLGSSKKEKENKESKHGQLKKSLSKTFFKSTDKLNINNLPHTVITKILYYLIENKVDLEKSEIRFSGSPEGESASNNGSNNNGQLSMSGGSSGSDGGSPLGSSLLNSLNNSGSNSGNGIIVKKNPNLELETICLVCKLWGCKLAPQVFTYFTVKSPKHLRSLIQLTTQGLIEGGKKFKFYYVAMHIDKSSTFQKFMNVVKHTMPDRVPEKFMKATTKPILSNSFSKNLFTQFFEVANSMTYFRFYQKWISPENFMAIGNALRINTSITHLSFRHGNLDDDSIDAVINALSENTTIESIDFRGNKLGNATAIKLAQLMSTNKTSLKTIDFFYNHIAPEGGIALARAMKTNNKLERLYLRLNYINGQTAIMLGNSLAHNSTLKSVHLDHIDDQSGAVFFESLGKSTTTVLNELNLSNCQLESASASEISKTLSKKTSTLVDINFKSNKLGVSLISIARALEVNSTITRLNLSDNRIFDTSGGWELADALSNNKTITALSLSTNSLGNGFAEGIARALNSSTCSLKSLDISGNQIDYAGAKYIAEALSNNKTLKLLNMSQNKLSPQFGQLIADSLKVNRSLIHLELSYTSLGDKGSLPIASLLANDGTHLIRLNMNENEINDKVGIIFAESLATNTHIQVLDLSFNKLTYRSKEVFERSLKTNLSITNISFNLVPLKWKYQF from the coding sequence atgagtgaattaccaccaccaaaaaTATTAGTGGATAGTATAGAATTAATACCACAAAATTCCCCACCAAAAGGTGGTGGATTATCATCATCGTTTGATAATAATGCCGAAGAGTTATCAACAATAAACAATACAAAACTTCATAAATCACCACCACAAACTAAACCTAGAagaccatcatcaccattagcATTCATAGCATCAGCATTTCattcaccaaataaaaagaaaagtagtaaaaaaaataaaaatttaccaGATGGATTAGGTGAACTTACTCTTAGTCCTGATTCATCAGATTTTGAAGATACAACTaccaatgataatgatgatcaTAAAGAACATAAAGAACATAAAGAACATAAAGAACATAAAGAacataaagataaagaacaCAAAGAacataaagataaagaacaTAAgcataaagataaagaacataaagataaagataaagaacataaggataaagataaagaacataaagataaagaacataaagataaagaacaTAGACATCATCATATTAGACGTCATAAAAAtgtagaattaaataaagcagttgattttaatgaagatgatgaaacaagtacaattacaacaagtTTGGGATCaagtaaaaaagaaaaagagaataaagaatcaaaacatggtcaattaaagaaatcattaagtaaaacattttttaaatctacagataaattgaatataaataatttaccacaTACAGTTATAACAaagattttatattatttaatagagAATAAAGTTGATTTAGAGAAATCAGAGATAAGATTTAGTGGTTCACCAGAGGGTGAAAGTGCATCCAATAACGGAAGCAACAACAATGGTCAATTAAGTATGTCAGGTGGTTCATCAGGTTCTGATGGTGGTTCACCATTGggatcatcattattaaatagtttaaataatagtggtagtaatagTGGCAATGGTATAATAGTTAAAAAGAATCCAAATTTAGAATTGGAAACAATTTGTTTAGTTTGTAAATTATGGGGATGTAAATTAGCTCCACAAGTATTCACTTATTTCACTGTTAAATCACCAAAACATTTACGttcattaattcaattgacAACACAAGGTTTAATTGAGGGTGgtaagaaatttaaattttactaTGTTGCAATGCATattgataaatcatcaacatttcaaaaatttatgAATGTTGTAAAACATACAATGCCAGATCGTGTACCTGAGAAATTCATGAAAGCTACCACTAAACCGATcttatcaaattcatttagtaaaaatttattcaCCCAATTCTTTGAGGTTGCAAATTCGATGACTTATTTTAGATTCTATCAAAAATGGATCTCGCCAGAGAATTTCATGGCAATTGGTAATGCATTGAGAATTAATACTTCCATTACTCATTTATCATTTCGTCATGGTAATTTAGATGATGATTCAATAGATGCAGTTATAAATGCACTATCAGAGAATACTACTATTGAATCGATAGATTTTCGTGGTAATAAACTTGGTAATGCAACAGCTATAAAATTGGCACAACTTATGTCAACCAATAAGACAAGTTTGAAAACCATTGATTTCTTTTACAATCATATTGCACCAGAGGGTGGTATTGCATTGGCAAGAGCAATgaaaaccaataataaattggAGAGACTTTATTTACGTTTAAATTATATCAATGGTCAAACTGCAATTATGCTTGGTAATTCATTGGCTCATAATAGTACTTTGAAATCGGTTCATTTGGATCATATCGATGATCAATCGGGTGCTGTATTTTTCGAATCATTAGGTAAATCAACCACCACCGTATTGaatgaattgaatttatcaaattgtCAATTAGAAAGTGCAAGTGCATCAGAGATTTCAAAAACACTCTCAAAGAAAACTTCTACATTAGTGgacattaattttaaatctaataaattGGGTGTAAGTTTAATATCGATTGCGAGAGCATTGGAAGTTAATAGTACAATTACAAGATTAAATCTTTCCGATAATAGAATTTTCGATACTTCAGGTGGTTGGGAATTAGCCGATGCTTTATCgaataataaaactattactGCCCTATCTCTATCAACCAATAGTTTAGGTAATGGTTTTGCAGAGGGTATTGCTCGTGCATTAAATTCTTCAACTTGTTCATTGAAATCGTTGGATATCTCTGGTAATCAAATCGACTATGCTGGTGCCAAATATATCGCAGAGgctttatcaaataataaaactttaaaacttttaaatatgAGTCAAAACAAGTTATCACCTCAATTTGGTCAATTAATTGCAGATTCATTAAAAGTAAATAGatcattaattcatttaGAACTCTCTTATACTTCTTTAGGTGATAAAGGTAGTTTACCAATTGCTTCATTATTAGCAAATGATGGTACTCATTTAATTCGTTTAAATatgaatgaaaatgaaataaatgataaagttGGTATAATCTTTGCTGAATCATTAGCTACAAATACTCATATTCAAGTTTTAGATcttagttttaataaattaacttATCGTTCAAAAGAAGTTTTTGAACGttcattaaaaacaaatttatcaattacaaatatttcttttaatttagtaccattaaaatggaaatatcaattttaa
- a CDS encoding glycoside hydrolase family 25 protein, giving the protein MRFIALLISFFALLKVISAISGVDISSASTIESFTCLKSAGYDFAIIRAYESLGQVDPNGPHSVYNARDAGIEYVDVYMFPCPTCGNGAGQAETMVNYLKGYNANYGMVWLDIEGPQYWMSQSENVAFFESLVAGLKAEGAHIGVYTSASQWEPIMGGYTGGSEFPLWYAHYDGNPSFSDFSPFNGWSTPSVKQYDDTGDSCGLGFDLNWYP; this is encoded by the exons atgagATTCATtgctttattaatttcattttttgctTTATTAAAAGTTATTAGTGCCATCTCAGGTGTTGATATTTCATCAGca agCACCATTGAAAGTTTCACTTGTTTAAAGAGTGCTGGTTATGATTTTGCTATCATTCGTGCATATGAATCATTAGGTCAAGTTGATCCAAATGGCCCACACAGCGTTTATAATGCTCGTGACGCTGGTATTGAATATGTT GACGTTTATATGTTCCCCTGCCCAACATGCGGTAATGGTGCTGGTCAAGCAGAAACAATGGTTAATTACTTAAAAGGTTACAATGCAAATTATGGTATGGTTTGGTTAGATATTGAAGGTCCACAATACTGGATGTCACAATCAGAAAATGTTGCATTCTTTGAAAGTTTAGTTGCAGGATTAAAAGCTGAAGGTGCTCATATCGGTGTTTACACATCTGCAag tCAATGGGAACCAATTATGGGTGGATACACTGGTGGTAGCGAATTCCCATTATGGTATGCTCATTATGATGGTAATCCATCTTTCAGCGATTTCTCACCATTCAATGGTTGGTCAACTCCATCAGTTAAACAATACGATGACACTGGTGACAGCTGTGGTTTAGGTTTCGATTTAAATTGGTACccataa
- the bzpJ gene encoding hypothetical protein, translated as MVELESMSSSSEWFLNNNSNIHNNTHNHNHNNNNNNNNINSNNHGHSANSSAHNHNNNNNNNTNNNSNNSNNNNNNNNNNNNTQNTNNGTFLTPLPVLTNSSTGLGKSIDWLYTNTSNTDSHNINSSSNKVTKLSNGFSLLNQDGTQSPSCFLNLSSTGNHEDPVQVPMNNNPQDLLFQFNISPQLQSQNNNSSNNNNNNNNNGSNTPLNGSNGSNNNYSSPISPVPQYQHSAGSSPIQEYPYYSPSSSPHSNESTSPITVIKDSGSIINPINNNNNNNNNNNNNNNNNNNNNNNNNNKNNLNNNTFQFSSLKSTTGIAPPLQTDYHLLYNFVQQNFSGKPEDSLLNQTLNNNNNNNNNNNNNNNNTTIQTSPQPLVLPQIQNPFLPYNISTPISVPNNILSSAQSSTNSSPNNNNNNNNNNNNIFSTVNNNNNLVNNNSNNMELDVDKPFSQEKFYLHLKSIVPSFNENFEASSESAQSESSQESDYDALNERNSGVKKRGRDEDQIDTSGQVVLSREHVLKLSSKEIEEYVSRLKMHHILTQAEEKELKKQRRLVKNREYASQSRSRRKIYVENIETKLQKTNQDCASIKSQLNSVKEENKALKKQLYSLTNTLKSNPSLAEAFGKIFSPIGNNKTSSATLFVFFFLFTFTFLFQSSTVTFNSDRVSSIQRNLLSLEETQATEWNIKRAILEETKQYVDSLLTSLYTSKLQSLSETPLDTSNYIINNNNNESTSETTTNNKVVSTSSDDISNVLSNLSVSDKEVPQKCKDSSDLKCDSPPLSPLN; from the exons atggtTGAATTAGAATCAATGTCATCATCAAGCGAAtggtttttaaataataacagtaataTTCATAATAATACACAcaatcataatcataataataataataacaataataatataaatagtaataatcaCGGCCATAGTGCAAATAGTAGTGcacacaaccacaacaacaataataataataataccaataataatagcaacaatagcaataataataataataataataataataataataatacacaaaatacaaataatggTACATTTTTAACACCATTACCTGTATTAACTAATAGTAGTACTGGTTTGGGAAAAAGTATTGATTGGTTATATACAAACACCTCAAATACCGACTCAcataatataaattcaagTAGTAATAAAGTTACAAAACTTTCAAATggattttctttattaaatcaagatGGTACTCAATCACCATCAtgctttttaaatttatcctCAACTGGTAACCACGAAGATCCTGTACAAGTTCCAATGAACAATAATCCACAAGATCTCTTATTccaatttaatatttcaccACAATTACAatcacaaaataataatagtagtaataataataataacaataataacaatggtaGTAATACTCCATTAAATGGTAGtaatggtagtaataataattattcatCACCAATTTCACCAGTACCACAATACCAACACTCTGCTGGTTCTTCACCAATCCAAGAGTATCCATATtattcaccatcatcatcaccccATTCAAATGAATCAACCTCACCAATTACAGTTATTAAAGATAGTGGTAGTATTATAAATccaatcaataataataataataataataataataataataataataataataataacaataataataacaataataataataataaaaacaatttaaataataatacattccaattttcatcattaaaaagTACAACTGGTATTGCACCACCATTACAAACCgattatcatttattatataattttgttCAACAAAATTTTTCTGGAAAACCAGaagattcattattaaaccaaactttaaataataataataataataataataacaataataataataataataatacaacaatcCAAACTTCACCACAACCACTTGTTTTAccacaaattcaaaatccaTTTTTACCATATAATATTTCGACTCCAATTTCAGttccaaataatattttatcatcagctcaatcatcaacaaattcatcaccaaacaacaacaacaataataataataataataacaatattttttcaactgttaataataataataatctcgtaaataataacagtaataatatGGAATTAGATGTAGATAAACCATTTTCACaagaaaaattttatttacacttaaaatcaattgtaccaagttttaatgaaaattttgaagCATCATCTGAATCTGCACAATCTGAATCATCTCAAGAAAGTGATTATGATGCACTCAATGAACGTAATAGTGGTGTTAAGAAGAGAGGTAGAGATGAAGATCAAATCGATACATCTGGTCAAGTTGTTTTATCACGTGAACATGTTTTGAAATTATCAagtaaagaaattgaagaatATGTTTCACGTTTAAAGATGCACCATATTCTTACTCAAGCCGAGGaaaaagaattgaaaaaacaaagaCGTTTAGTAAAGAATCGTGAATATGCTTCACAATCTCGTTCTCGTAGAAAGATTTATGTTGAGAATATTGAAACAAAActtcaaaaaacaaatcaagaTTGTGCTTCAATTAAATCTCAATTAAATTCAGTTAAAGAGGAAAATAAAGCCTTAAAGAAACAATTGTACAGTTTAACTAATACTCTTAAAAGTAATCCTTCTTTAGCTGAAGCATTTGGAAAAATTTTCTCTCCAAtaggtaataataaaacttctTCTGCTACATTATTt gtatttttctttttatttacatttacatttttattcCAATCTTCTACAGTTACCTTTAATTCAGa TAGGGTATCTTCAATTCAACGTAATCTTTTAAGTTTAGAAGAAACTCAAGCAACAGAATGGAACATAAAGAGAGCCATTCTTGAAGAAACTAAACAATATGTCGATTCTTTGTTAACCTCCTTATATACTTCAAAACTACAATCTTTATCAGAAACTCCTTTAGATACATCTAATtatatcatcaacaacaacaataacgaATCAACTTccgaaacaacaacaaacaacaaaGTAGTTTCGACATCTAGTGATGATATTTCAAATGTTTTATCAAATCTTTCTGTTTCCGATAAAGAAGTTCCTCAAAAGTGTAAAGATTCATCTGATTTAAAATGTGATTCTCCCCCACTTTCAcctttaaattaa